ATTCTAGGAAATACACAAATCTCAAATCAATTTATGTTTTTCTGCTGGGCTTTCTCCTTGCTGTTATATCGTGCTGACTGAGTCAACTTGCCTCGGGTCACCTTCGATGCTCTGGTCAACGGAAGGGTTTCTGCTGCCGTTGTCCTCTGGGTTTCTACTGTGTGTGTCGTGACTATTGCAGGCCACCTGCCTCTGCAGGGAGAGACGCGCCATATGAAAAGAGGAGCATCTCAAGGACCCTGCAAGGTAGGCGTTGGTCTCTAAATCAGCCCGTGGGTTTGTGCTCCGCCAGCCTCTCCTGGGGCCATGACGGAAATTAATGGTGAACAGGCCGTAGGTGATGGGATCCAAACAGGCATTGAAGAGGCCAAAGACAAACAGCATATGAGTCAACGAGTGAGAGACCGTCTCCTCCATGTCCTCGGGAAACAGCCAATACCACAGGCCCAGCAGGTAGTACGGGGTCCAGCAGACGATGAACGAAGTCACGATAGCGATGCTCATCTTCAGGGTTCTCATCCGCGCTTTGGGAATGTTGTTGTGGGAGCGACGGAGATGCACGTCTCTGGACGGCACTGAAATACAGACAATCACAAGCTTGACAAGCATCACATAAGGGCGGGTCGTTTCCCCCGCCACAGATTACACAAGACCTCACTTCAGTTTAATCAAGACCCCAGACTGGATGAGACTCACGGTTGCCTCGAGCCATGCGGCTGGATATCTCAATCAGGATTCGCGTGTAGCAGAGGACCATTATGACCAAGGGGAGCAGGAAGAGACACACGAAGGTGAACAGGTTGTAGGCGGTCTCCTGCCAGTGCTCGACAAAACTCCCGTGGGTGGTGCACTGGGTGAAATTCTCAGGAGCCGTGATGGTCACGTTGTGAAATATAAACATCTGCATGGAAATGCACACATAGTCAGAAAACACAGCACGCCAGCAGCGAGCAAGCAACTTGAATGACGGACAATCCTTTCCCTAATTAATACTAATTGATGAATCCTCAAGAAGAAAAGGGTGTCAGATCAAAGTTTTATCAGGAGTGTTTTATGATAAGCCAGTAGAAATGTATTTTCTTAGCCGCTCCACATTCTGAATGAAGTCTGATAAGTAAGTTCCATTAGGATCGCATAATGGACATTGATCTACAACTTTATCTTACTTAtaagtaatataatataatataacaatataacatgatataatataatataacacaatataataataaagacagacagacagacagacagacagacagacagacagatagatagatagatagacatagagatagatagacagacagacagacagacagacagacagacagacagatagatagatagatagatagatagatagatagatagatagatagatagatagatagatagatagatagacagacagacagacagacagacagacagatagatagatagatagatagatagatagatagatagatagatagataaaatgtTACTAATTAGGAATCAAGGCTTCAGATTCACATTAATTAATTGCTTGATGGATTTAATTGGCGTGAGCTGAATTTATACCAGTGCAAAAACAATGTTCAGGCTAAATCCAGAAAGTCTTTCAGTATTTACTGCAAGAtgcgactctttttttttttgtctgagacTTTGAGGACAAAATAGCAGTGAATGTAAAAAAAAGTAGTGTTTGAAATGTTCATTAGAAATCATTTGAACAGCATTAACTTGGTGTAATGTACCAAGTAATTGCACATTTCACCCAGACAGATGGGCCATCAAGCGCTATAAAATTGTGCATTTAAACCTGGAATTCTGCTCTtaatcatttctttttttttcatgataaAGGTCATTACACAAAACTGCCATCAAATAGCAGCAAATCCCCTACAGGAAGCTTGTTCTCGGGTTTTCCTCTGGCAATGCTTATCTTATTTTGGTGTTTAATTCCtcttaggtaaaaaaaaaaaaagaacaagaaagcATTGCAGTCAATCAGTCTAGATCTAAATCAGTCTAGAAAAAAATCTGAATGCAGTTCCTCTGAAAATCTGCAAAGGTGTTTGATGTCTGGTGTTTTCCAGTGaataacactcacacacacgcctcTTTGAGAATATGCCGTCAGTTCACTTTGCAGGTAGCTTGACACCCTGATGTCTCATAACTACTATGTGGGAGCCGAGTGCACTTTTAAACAGACTGCCTAACGTTTGTTAATTGTATATGGCAAACAAGACAACGGTAAACATGAAGCCCAAATGATGTAGTTACCTGCTCCATTGAGAAAATTGCAGCAAAACATGTAAATTAGCAGAAAGTAGGCATGGATAGATTCTCCACAAGGACAACATGTTTAGGTGGAGGGAAAATGCATGTTGACCACGCCTCAAAACTCCTGCTGCAGTAGTCAGAAAGTGGCACTTGTTTGCAGTTTGGGATCTTTGTTTGCCTGCATGTTGGGTTGTTATTTGGGCTgttgggaaggtttacaagatggtagtgagaccagctatgttgtatggctctgagacggtggcactgacgaaaagacaggaggtggagctggaggtggcagaggtgaagatgataagatttcctttgggagtgatgaagaaggacccgattaggaacgagcatattagagggaccgctcaggttggacggtttggagacaaagcaagagaggcaagactgagatggcttggacatgtgtggaggagagatgctgggtatactgggagaaggatgctgaatatggagctgccagggaagaggagaagaggaaggccagagaggaggtttatggatgtggtgagggaggacatgcaggtggctggtgtgacagaggaagatgcagaggacaggaagagatggaagtggatgatctactgtggcgccccctaatgggagcagccaaaagtagtagtagtagtagtagtagtagtagtagtagtatgccaCAGCACAGTGTCAGGATGTTAACTACCCCCAAGTTTTATCAATATCAGAGCAATGAGATATTGAAtgatagatggacagatggacgggGACCGATCAGTGGGACCGATCCCTAGTTCCTGCCCCTGATCGTCCCAACCATGGAGGAGCTCAGCTTGTTATTTGTATACCAGACACTAGCAAGTGACGTTGGAAGGGTACAGACTGGGCAAACGTAGGgcagatataacacagagaaatCAAACCACTGCTTCCAAGATTGTCATGTATCACACCGTCATGAGTTTTACTCATTTTTACAGAAAGCATTGTTCTGTTTCTGTATAGCAGGGATTTCAGCTGTgtacatagaaaaaaaaatcaccggtTAGGAATTAGCGATATGAATCCTGAATGCCTGCAAACCACCCGAATAACTTGAAAATGATGCTTTTACTGCAATGGGCCTTAACTGTTTGGTGTTGCATGAAGATCAAGTCTCCCTTCTAAAACCAGAACTTGACGCCATTTGGAAGACGAGGACTGCATGCATAGAGGTTTATAGGGTTCAGTGGAATGCCTCAAAGTAATGATTTCAAGGTTGGACGGCAAACCATGCGCGGCCATGTTTTGATGCAGCACTAGCGGCAGGTTGAACTAGGGCATGGTGGTGCGGGAGGGCCAAGAGACGAGGTCAAGGCGAGAGAAGAGCACACCTGTTTTAAACAAGCCTtacctgggggagagagaggaccaCGCTCATGGTCCAGGCCACGGACAGCAGAATTTTGCTTCTCCTCTTGGCGTCACTGATACCCAGAGGATTCAGGATTGCCGACTGCCTGTCCAAGCTGATCACCACTGTCACGAAGGCACAGGAGTACATGGCCGTCAGCTTCAGGAACATCAGCGCTCTGCAGGCGACGTCCCCCGCTTTCCACTGAACCGTGATGTTCCAGACGGCGTCGACGGGCATCACGATGAAAGTCACCAGCAGGTCTGCCACGGTCAGGTTCATTATGAGGATCCTGACGTGGGACTTGCGCCTCCCCCCGGTGCCAGCGGCCCAAAGCACGGCCAGGTTGCACACAGCCGAGACGGGGCAGAGGGCAAAGGTGATGACCACTCGGACCTTGGCTGCCGTGGAGAAGGTGGGCAGCTGGAGCAGCTGCCCGCTCGTGCTCGCGTTGCAGACCGAGGCCGCTCCGTCACAGCTGCCGTTCAAGGCTTGCTGCATGGTCTGGGGCAACATGAGGAGCCGAGGTTCTCGCCTGAATCAAGGCGGCGCCTGGCGTCCCGCGCGCCCGGTTTTTACCTCCCAGGCACTTCAGCTGCAGAATGTCGGAAGCCGGTCTGGGGAAAAGGACGGGATCACAATTTGAATCGATTCCCTTTTTTACTTACTCGTGGCCACGGCGTGGCTCCCCGGCAGTGCCCTTAAGCAGCACGAACAGGCTGCCTGTGGCCGGTGCCACCTGCAGTACGGCTGCAGAGCATTACGCCATTCACGGCTAATGCAACATTCAATTCCGTTCCGTTTGTTGTCATTAAAAGCAATGTGCAGGGCACGTGTTAGAAATGAGATGACGCGGATAACGTGCGGATCAACCGGAAGTTTAAATCAGACGGTGGTCCAGCCTGACCGGTCTAAATGCCTCTTCTCAGGCAGCACCATACGGACACGTGCAATAGGAGCCGGAGCAAACCACAGGCGCCTTCATGGATGGCCGAGACAGACGGCGCCCCCTCGGTCCCTGCCGGTGCCCCACTCAGCAACCGGACCTCggatggaaaaaaaaaggaaaagagccACGCGCTCAAGTCCCGGACGTCGGTTCATCTGGGCCGAGGAGGTGAGGAGGCTACCCAGCTGGCGTCCAAACCTGTGGCGCGTCCGTCCAGTCGAAACGGTCCCCGGTCATTATGTCCCCCTGTCTTTATTTCTTATACCGAGGTTAAATCTGCTTctaattagcccccccccccaccaccccccgtcCGGTTTCTCGGGTGACGGACGAGGCGCGCGACTCCGCTCAGACCGACGGGTGACCGACGCGGACGCTGCGGTCTCGTTACCTGGAGCGGAGGTGCCCGTGCCTCGGTCTCGCGGCTCTGATGGGGCTCCCCTGACTGCGCGCGCGCGTCTCTCTTCATTCCGTTACACCGGCGCGGGCGGCGGGTTGAGTGACAGGCAGCGGACCGACGTCCAGTAGCAGGATGCTTGTATCATGGCGTGATATTCGAGTATCTGTCAATCCATCGTTCCGtctatcaaccaatcaatcaatcaatcaatcaatcaatcaatcaatcaatctatctatctatctatctatctatctatctatctatcagagggagagaaagagtgattacAATGATAATATATTGGTGACAACACTGCACTGAAATTCTCAGTTTACTGAAACACATCAAGCAGGATTGGCACTTGATATctacatgatagatagatagatagatagatagatagatagatagatagatagacaaattgATTAGATAGACAAATTgattagatagacagacagacagacagacagacagacagacagacagacagacagaccaattgattagatagataaatagttagatagatagatagatagatagatagatagatagatagatagatagatagatagataaacaggttGATTCGTTGAATGGTTGGTTGAGTGGTTGATAGACGGATCGTGCAGTAGAAAAGAAAGGCATATGAGAAAGCCCGTCTGGCCTCCTTGAAGCTAAAATTAAACGTTGTAATTCAGCAAGGACGACACTTCATTCAGAGGCGCCGGAGATGCTGACATACTCGAGACTTGCCTACTCACTGGTTCCCGCGGCTGTCTTTTCAGAACACAGCCAAGCACGACCTCGCTCAAGCCCATCAGGGTTATTCCAGTAGAGAGTCGGTACTGGTAATGGAGCCCACATTCCTGCAGGCAGGCAGGAGTGAAGGACGCACACGTGGCATCATAGTACGCATCGTATACCCAGAGAAGGACTCGTGCACGGGAATGTAATGAAATAAGAATCAGACAACCCCTTTATAAATCGTTTTATTGCCGGCGTTGAGCTGATTGGGTTTTCTCTCTCTGACACCGACCGAGAAATAATCACCGGCATAACGCGATTCATTTTTGGCTGCTTCAGTTGCCCCTCAAGCCTCAAGAGTTCCAAGCACACTATATATAGCACGCTTTAAGATGTAGCGTGCTATACGTACACAGATCAATACATCGACCAAATCCGGTCCACTTTTAAGTGTCCTCAGCAGC
The window above is part of the Lampris incognitus isolate fLamInc1 chromosome 6, fLamInc1.hap2, whole genome shotgun sequence genome. Proteins encoded here:
- the gnrhr4 gene encoding gonadotropin releasing hormone receptor 4; protein product: MVQTTDVDEHIGAIIGEASLSGVQSGSPPDSDLPQPGNISSAPGSIPQDHLTRSEDYAVLQVAPATGSLFVLLKGTAGEPRRGHEREPRLLMLPQTMQQALNGSCDGAASVCNASTSGQLLQLPTFSTAAKVRVVITFALCPVSAVCNLAVLWAAGTGGRRKSHVRILIMNLTVADLLVTFIVMPVDAVWNITVQWKAGDVACRALMFLKLTAMYSCAFVTVVISLDRQSAILNPLGISDAKRRSKILLSVAWTMSVVLSLPQMFIFHNVTITAPENFTQCTTHGSFVEHWQETAYNLFTFVCLFLLPLVIMVLCYTRILIEISSRMARGNLPSRDVHLRRSHNNIPKARMRTLKMSIAIVTSFIVCWTPYYLLGLWYWLFPEDMEETVSHSLTHMLFVFGLFNACLDPITYGLFTINFRHGPRRGWRSTNPRADLETNAYLAGSLRCSSFHMARLSLQRQVACNSHDTHSRNPEDNGSRNPSVDQSIEGDPRQVDSVSTI